Sequence from the Trichomycterus rosablanca isolate fTriRos1 chromosome 10, fTriRos1.hap1, whole genome shotgun sequence genome:
CTCAATGCCCTGTATTCACTCTACAGTGGATCAtggtaaaatacattttaatcaaaTAAGCTTTATAATTTAACACTTATGGTACATACAGCTTCCATGCTGTTGTTGTTGAAATAACACCATTATTAAGGCCCCTACTGTAGCATATACCACAAGACTGAAATATTTTGGGAATTTCATAACAGTAGCCTTTGCATTGATCTGAAATTACATACCAAAGTAAAGGTAAATTCTTAAAGTCCAAAAATCAGTGATGTTTGTCATTCTGTCTTTTTATAGCTGCTGTGGAAAATGGAGAGACGGATGCTACCACAGCGGACACATGGGAGGAAAAAAGCGAGCCTGTTGATTCAGAGGCAGGAGGTGGTGTCATGGAGGAGAGTGGGGCCCTTAGGGATGAAGCCCAAGATGAGTTGATGGAGGAAGATGAGGAAATGCCCACGCCTAAACTGCCCCCTCCTCCCCCAGATGCTCCAAAGAAAGAACATGTTAATGTGGTATTCATCGGACATGTGGGTACGTCTGTGCGGGGCCTTTATAGCTTCTATggcacatttaatatttttacagtaagttaaagaaaaataaaaggaaatgtTGTAGTACAAAAGTTTACAATATACtcttaattttacttaacaaattCATGATATTTGACCGAAGTTGTTCAGACTTTTGAATAAGACTGTATCATCATTTTTTCCTCAAACTTTTTATActcttgttttattattttagatgCTGGCAAGTCAACAATTGGCGGACAAATCATGTAAGTTatgcattattttaaaatatattctaAGATATTCTTTtactattttataaaatgttaaaaaattatttatttaagagaCGTTAAAAAGGCAAAGCATTGTGCCCATATAGGTGTGCAAATTTCATTTCTGTAAAAGTTGTGGCATTTTGGAAAATGCATGAGAAACAGTCACACAACTGTTATTAATCTAGCCAAATGGGTTCAGGATTACTTCAGTAAGGCATTGTTaattaacacagtccaccgctgcatcagCATAACTAACATGGAGAAACATTGGTAGAGATACATGTCTTGCCATCAAGGCAACATTGTTTCCTGGGAAGTCCTTCAGTAAggcaatgccaggcctcattctgtacagtgtggcttcatagacacagagtgcctGTGTCTGTCTgatctgcctgcagtccagatttttCTAGTATTAAAAAGATATAGGACattatgaagaggagaatctgACAATGATGAGCACTGACTGTTTTGTAGTCTTGTAGTGGTAAACGTGCTTCAGTCCAAAATTTCTTTTGAGTGTATTGCAGTCATGAAATTGtaaaattgtttatatttacaaaataccatTAGGTTTATCAGTGAAACACTGgaaatttttttctttgtatgtTTGTCAGgcaaataaaagttaaacagaatgaacaaattacagattcttgcttttactgcatttcacaaaatgtcccagcttttttagaAATTCtacaaaataacataatttTATACTTTCAGGTATTTAACTGGTATGGTAGACAAAAGAACACTGGAGAAATATGAGAGGGAAGCTAAAGAAAAGAACAGAGAAACATGGTAAGAATGTTTATTTGAAACGACTTTATTTATCATGTTTATTTTGGTTACAAAGTTGAATTTTTTTGTATATTGGACTAAGCTTTAACCCAATCACTATAAATCAGTTGTAAGTAGTTTAAATCCCAACAGTGTCTTACTCATCCATAAACAGATGTCCAAGAGAGCAAGCTTAGTTGACCTGTTTTGTGGGTGGGAAGCATGAGCAATTTTGAAAAGAGACAACGTAGCACATCCAGGTGTGATTTCTATAactacaaaaaaattaaaaaatacatttttcaaaTTAATGATTCAGGCCTTATTCTGTATAAGTTTGATACCAAGTGCTGCTTTGCTTGATAGGAAAGACAAGTATACAATGTCTATATAACTACAGTCTATATATAACTAAGGTGTCTTGGACTTCTGGCTGTTGTACTGTTATGGTATTATACCTTAATTGAACTTAGTGTCCATACGTTAGGATGACCAGTTTACTGTCGCACCACTCAAGGGAGCACACattaaatctttaaaaatacctttttttttacaggtatcTTTCCTGGGCTTTAGATACAAACCAAGAAGAGAGAGACAAAGGAAAAACTGTAGAAGTAGGAAGAGCGTACTTTGAGACAGAGAAAAAACACTTTACCATTCTGGACGCCCCTGGACATAAGAGCTTTGTACCCAATATGATCGGTGGAGCCTCACAGGCTGACCTGGCTGTACTGGTtggtttttcattattttacttGTTGTGTTATTGCTGACAGCTCCTGTGAGAGCCTCCCAGCTGTGTGTAAGGGGAAAAGAGTCAAGGTCGTGATATGATGGTTTAATTTGTGTTAGTTTGTTGGCTTTGTTTAATAGGTCTTTGACCTCATTTGCACCTGGTTGGTTAATGCATCTTGAGTATCAGAAGTACATTAAAAATAGATGATATatccatataaaaaaaaaatcgccTTACATTGTGGCTTAagatacattttaaacacattttaatttgcAAATGTATCGTTTAAATCAAATCCTTTCAAAAAAATGTTACCTTATAAACATTTAACAGTTGTTAAACTGTGTGGTGTATAAATTTCGGAGTTGGTGCATTCAATCTTATCAAAAACCATGCAAGAGGGGGTGGGGTGCTCACATACAATTGTTTATGTTCAAGGACGGGAAAGTTAGACAATAGTCTCTTTCCGGTGCCACTGCCATATGCGATCTCTAGGACTGGTCTGGGCACCTGCGTAAGGGAGGGCGGGGGAGTTAGATCACAGCTTAGCGTGACTCTTTGTACCTGATACGGctttgtgtgggaacccaacacagCAGGTAAAAGGAAGCAGCTGCAGATCGGAAACGTGCCGGGAGGGGCTATTTACTACAGGTGCAACATGCACTTTATGATGCAGACAGCTCTAATTATATGCCACTGGAaaggcacagcagtctattacgctagTTTACCACTGCAGAGATCTGAGTTTGAATATCCCctgtgctatcggctggccggaagtctacacagacatgattggctatgtctgagagagggatgcccaaagccctgcaatggatcgacgccctgtccagggtattcttgACCTGATCCCATTATTTTGTTGTTCATTGTTTCCCATTAATACCACCGGGACTCCGACCTGGATAAAGTGGGTGATGAAAAAAAATTGAGCATCTCTGATCATGTATTAAGACTTTGTGATTTGTCATATGTTGTAATACAGGCACATGTGGATGTCTAGCTGttgttatattgtttatttgattgtatttAGCTTTTATATTTCAACTTTTGTTTACCTTGAATGAGTGTACAAACCAAATTGAGGTATGCTTTATAATGTTACACCGTTCTATATTGTAATGGTATTTCTTATTCCACTTTTGCTAGGTTATCTCAGCTAGAAAGGGTGAGTTTGAGACCGGCTTTGAAAAAGGAGGTCAGACTCGTGAGCATGCCATGCTCGCCAAAACCGCTGGAGTCAAACATCTCATTGTCCTAATCAACAAAATGGATGATCCCACTGTAAACTGGAGCTTGGACaggtaatgattttttttatttgaatgtattatatttgtgtaGTGGTTTTGTCCTTTCTACTAAACCACGTCTCCTTTCTAGGTATGAGGAATGTAAGGAGAAATTAGTGCCATTTCTGAAGAAGGTAGGCTTCAATCCAAAAAAAGACATCCATTTCATGCCCTGCTCTGGATTAACAGGAGCCAATTTGAAGGAATCGTCCGAAATGTGCCCTTGGTATACGTAAGTAAAGCTTTTAACTTTAGCGTAACACCCTTACGTTGCATCCTGAAACTCCGTACCCCAGTTAAGGCACtgaaatcactgtttttaccaTTTAGTCAGTCACATTAAACATACTGAACTGCAACTGTTACTGTGTAACACAGTTTAAACCATTTGTTTGCATTgaggagccaaaacattaacacTACCCCTCTAACATGTACATggtcaccactgctgagatctcgagcttAAAAGACATCCATTTCATGCCCTGCTCTGGATTAACAGAAGTCGATTTGCTACTGAATGTTTCACCCCTTGTTGTGTAATTATAGTAAATGTGTTTGCCACTGACATGGTTTAAGCTTAAAACATCTTGAATCATACAAAACTGGGCTTAATACTGAATAGGAATGGGTTATTGGAAGCATGTGCTTACACTGTCTTTATCTTTATTCATTTTAGGGGGTTACCGTTTATTCAACATCTGGACAGCTTGCCAAGTTTCAACAGATCAAGTGATGGTCCCATCAGATTGCCCATTGTAGATAAATACAGGGTAAGATGAATAAATATGGGCTTGATCTCTTGTTTATAGGAATTTAGTTTTCTTTACACACAGATGTAATTTTTTTCCCCTAGGCTATGACCAGATTAGCGAATATTTTATTTGAAATCACTAACAGGGACTGCTTTACTGAGTTGCCAGGTCATAGGGTTCACATGCCTAACCTACACATACTGGCCATTTCATCATGTGTAACTAGCATATAGGTACACTTTATTATTGaataattataactattattatttggtTCTCTTTAGAATTTGTTGAATCATCCTGTACACTGTCAATTAACGTTTGGACATTTTGTACAATACACTAAAAACATTCTGTAATTTGTTCATTTtggtaaatctttatttaactaacaaaagtacaaatgaaagatttccaatgttttactgGCCCGTCTAATTGTATTTAGtaaatttaaacaaatgtagaatttgatgcctgcaacactatAAACATTGAGGCAGAGGCATgttgtatggtatggtatggtatgtaTGATAAGTGTATTtgataaaatgaatgaaaatatacTAGTAGTAGTGTAAtgatctgccctgcgatggacgtccccgtccagggtgttactgtgtgccttgcgcccattgaaaagctgggataggctccagcacccccacgaccctaattggataagcggttaagacagtgagtgagagagtactGTAATGAAGGTACTAGTTATTAATAATCTATTAATTAAGTCTATAATCTGGCAGCTCACTAAAGAAGAGAAATACAATGTTTTTGGAAAGCCATAAGAAGATTGTAGATGTATAAAAGTTTATAAAAGAATAATTGTAGACTATGGAGTGGAAAGTAAAATTCTTTGTATTAATGTTCTGTtacattttctttacattttcatcTACTCTGCAGGACATGGGCACTGTGGTCCTTGGAAAACTAGAATCAGGGAGTATCAGCAAAGCACAACAGCTCATCATGATGCCAAACAGAGTACGATTAACTGTGTATGACGTATATGATATCAGCTTCCAGGTGATCTGTGTGATTGAGATGAGCTGTACTGTGTGTATTTCAGCACACTGTGGAGGTGCTGAGCCTGCTGTCTGATGATGTCGAGACGGACGATGCAGAACCTGGAGAGAACCTGAAGCTGCGGCTCAAAGGCATAGAAGAGGAGGAGATCCTGCCTGGCTTCATCCTATGCAATGCTGAGAACCTCTGCCACTCTGGGCGCACGTTCGACGCACAGGTAGAACTCAAGTTTAAGTTGCTTAGTCTAAatggagcttttttttttttacttgtctcATTCCTTGTCCTTTATTGGTTTCTGTGTTACAGATTGTCATAATCGAACACAAATCAATTATATGTCCAGGTTACAATGCAGTCCTACACATCCATACCTGCATAGAGGAAGTGCAGATAACAGTAAGCAGTTGATGGATTTCTGTTATGTATTCAATGCTTTTGATGCTTCAAGTGGCAGCTGAATCCTTCTGCTTGCAGGCCTTAATTTGTCTGGTGGACAAGAAGACAGGGGAGAAGAGCAAGACACGTCCACGCTTTGTGAAACAAGACCAAGTATGCATTGCTCGTCtcaaaactgctgggacaatcTGCTTAGAAACGTTCAAAGATTTTCCCCAGATGGGTCGGTTCACGCTGAGGGATGAGGGTAAGATCTCTGTTAACtttcttttctatttatttattcatttctccCTTTTATTCCAGacttagcgtagccaattagtcttctgctgcaGGGGATCCCAATTGCATCAGGAGCGGATATTCGCCTGCCACACGCCCTCTCTGTTGCGTGCAcagtccctttttttttttgcttgtgcCTCAGTGGATTTGCATGAGACTTGATGTCGCACACGGAGAGACATGCACCAATGTTTCTCCACTTTTGCACAGGTGCCTTGGGCTGCTAATCAGTGTTTTTGCACATCGCGTTTGAAAAcaccacccagcagacttggtggccaatttttgtctgcttCCTTAACAAGGCACTTCCtcattgtgcccgctagagggcgcccagccgaccggtagcagagctgagattcaaaatgaGAATCTTAACACTGGTGTGATggcagaatttatttatttttttaggattttaatgtcatgttttacgctttggttacattcatgacagaaatggtagttactcgtaacacaagattcatcagttcaatgtcaaacacagtcatggacaattgttTTATCtgcaattcaccttacttgcatgtttttggactgtggaacgaaaacggagcacccggagcaaacccacgcagacacggggagaacatgcaaactacacacagaaaggacctggaccgccccacctggggatcgaacccaggacctttttgctgtgaggcaacagttctAGCCAGTGGAATATCCAGGCTCACAAATCCAGAAGGTGCATGATGGTACATGAAGCTAGCCATTGAGTGGTCACGTGCACCCTTAGTGTCGGTCCCAGTTCTGAATAAATATGAGGGTTGCTTCAGAAAACGCATCTGGTGTTAAAAATTTAACGTGTTTTCACATATCAAATTACCACTGTTACCACTGAATATTCTTGCTTCTTTTACAGCTGAATATTTTTCTCTCTTACTCAGATTTTGTCAGACGTTCTAAACAAGTATCAGTGAAAAGCAGAAGCCAGGGTTTGAAACATAAGCTAAAAGAATAAGCTAATGAAAATTAAACATTAGAATTTCTCAACAAACACGatattacttttatatttatggcatttactAGACTTTTGTTTGATTGTAAATTTAAGTACATCATTTTTATACAAGTTACTTTATGTATTCCATACACTCGGGGGAAAATAAATAATCTATTTAAaacttataaatataaaataaaagaatgttTAACagtataagtaaatgaatgtgaTGTTGTATTTCTACAGGCAAAACTATTGCTATTGGCAAGGTGTTGAAGTTGGTACCAGAGAAGGACTAATTCTGGGCAGAAGCACTGATCTACTGCACTTTGGATTCAGAGAGAAGATGCAGCAGCCTGCCAACTGGATTCCTCCAATCCTCTCTGTTCTTTTACTGCAGACAATGCTAagagaaatgcatttttttaagaaaaagaaTACGCAAAAAAGGACAATATTAAATTAACAGTatgttttaaaaagaacattataGAAAAAGCTCAGTGTGACAGCTTTCTCATATTGAGAGCTCAGCTATGCCACTCATGTAGCCCATATTTTAAAGCCAACCCATTTCCACTGGCTTACATTCAATGATGAAACAGATGCAATCTTGCGATTTCTTGGTGTTTTAAGGATTTAAACACCGCCTTCAAGGATTTAAGCTATCCCTATGGTAAATTTGCTTTAATAGTCTCAAACTAATCTGTTCTGGCCTAATCGTAAATAAGCACACAACGGTGATCTAATGAAAGTACATCTGCTGAAAAGTTGGTAAAAGATGCATAATACCAATTTTGTGTCGTATTTGGTGATGTTACAATCCCGCTGCATGGTAATGAAGAgagtaaataatacataatgatACCGTTGGTTTTGCACATGTTTGACTCTTCAGTGCTGTAATGTGCAGTTTGAAGAGCAGCTCATTTCATACACTGCCATGATGAGCTCAGTCTTTGTACCAGCTTGTAATTTATGACTTGGAGTCTTTGTCCACCACAAAGCCATTTACCAGATGTGTATTTTTGTGAGGAGATCATGCCTGGCGCCAAAAGACTAAAACTGCCAGTGTAAGAAAGTAAAGGATATCAGAATGGTCACTGGAGTCAAATGTTATAGACGATGGAATTGTCTCTGGGTCACTGTGTGGGAAGTTCATTTTACATCAAATAGTCTGCATGGAAATGAGGTTTGCATCTGTTATCAGTCTGCATTATTGTTTTAGGTGCTTTTAGGTTCAGACTGATTTAATGACAGGGGAGCTTTTCATAGTTGTGTTAAAGCAAGTCAAGTCAGATCTGTCATTGCAcatgtaatatttttttaaatcagactTTTTAGTCTATTTCCAAAATAAGTAAAGCTGCACTTTAAACTGCACCCACATGTGttcttagaaaaaaaaaaaaactaaatcacaCTAATGATTTAGCTAAAAAATGTTACCGCCAGTGTCCCCACCCCcaatgttcaattcatggctaTGGCCTTGCACagaaatacaacaaaaataaaaagaaccaaTTATATTGTTTATCACATTTACTCGACATCAGATTtccatttttacacatttttgttGTGAACATTAACCTTCTTCCATAATAAAATGCTGAATTAATCCTCCCATTTCTGTTGTTGTACTTTACAATTGCACGTGCAGAATATTCCTAGATAGTCACTCTTCTCTAACGAGATAAGCAGTGCTTTACTTTGatctaaaacattttattgaaGTAATACAATGTAAAGAAACCTTTTATTAATTCAGAGTACTACTggtttattatcattaataataggATTGATTTCACTATGAAAAAGgctcaaaataaatgaagagaCGGTGACACGACTCCTCTGACAAACCTAGCTGGGAAAACATGACTGACATTTTGAATCGTCAAGTTTACCAATCTACAATATTTACAGTACTACACATATTCGACTCCACAGGCTCTAGTATACATTCTAGGTTAACTACAATGATTATGAGTGGTAGGTaggtgcagcaggtagtgtgggtacCACATAGTTCTAAGGTCTTGGGGATCTGGCTCAGGTGAGTTTTCTCCCACCTTCCAAAAGCATACAAAAGCAAATGCCCCTAGGTAGGAGTAAATGGGTGAATGTTAGATGTCCTCTGATTAATATTACTTAATATTTGTGACCAGCATTTCTGTGTATAACAGTAAGAGTAATGTTCTGATAGAGTGAGTGTGGCATATTAACATCGGTTCTGGGAATCTGGGTTTGATTCGAGGTTCTACCCTAAAACATTAAAAGGTGGACTGAATACTTAGGTGTAGAATTGACagacagtgagtgaatgtgtgggtgtgtgttgctGTCTTGGTGCAATATTGCTTAGCACTATGTATTTTCGGGTGAGCTCCGGACATACCACGACCCCGACCAGAATAATCCggttagtgaaaatgaacaatatttatttttattcggtatcaaaataattgtattttgttcattaattttattattttaatgaaagAAGGAAAGAGTTTGTAATTGATCTTTTGACGTGCTTGAAGCTCTCCGATTGGAGAGCGTGATGACGCAGTTGGCGCATGCGTGCAGCAGTTAGAGCGCACACGTGGATCATGAAGCCCTCAGCAGCAGACGAGCAAGTTCCTCTCGATCATTCTCAGGTACTGAATTATTGTTTTAATGCGACACTTAAGTTCATGATGTTATAGATTATATGTGACTGTGTAGATGTTTGCGTAATTTTGTTATAAACAGCGCAAAAGCGATCTAGTTATTTCAGTTTAAACTTGGTGTCATGTGGTAGCTAGCTTGCTAACCAGCACTGTGTGGCATAATAGAAAATAGAGACTTTCTGATTGGTTTTAAATATGTAATTGCTTTGATTACATTCTTTTTGTAACAAGATTTGATGTCATCTGAAAgcaatatataattatttgtactaGGAAACCGTTTACTGTTTGTAAGAATGTAGAAGTCCTTCCATTGACGCACCTAACCAAAAAAATGGAGTGATGAACCGTAattattatgttaataaatataaaacccTTTAAAAACAATTAGAAGAAAATTCCAGACCTTTAATATACAATTTCCAACCTTAGTGTCAGATCTTGGTCACCATTTTCCTGCAAAACTGTCGTACACACAAGTCACCATGCTTTTATACGTACCAGTTTAACACAGCCACTGGTCAAGAGCACAACAAAGTCTGGACTTCTGCACCACAGCGTCCTTTAAAGTTCTTTATTTCTGATCATGTGTCTAATTGTGACTGTGGGTAATGGGACTGGAGGTTTGGGAGCAGTGGTCAGAGAACAGGGTTAGCAGTTGTAAGGgtctgggttaagggccttgctcaagagcctaagtggctgcatggcagagctgggatttgaacccacaaccagTGTGATTGAAAGCCCAATGCTCTAACCACAACCAGTCAGCTCAAAAGCAGCTTTTTCTCATCATCACTTTTTTGAACTCGTCATTACAGTAAAAGATCTTATGCTTACTATATTATTTTCTTAtaatattcatcagttcacaaggttatatcaaacacagtcttggacaattttgtatctccagttcacctcacttgcatgtctttggactgtgggaggaaaccggagcacctggaggaaacccacacagacatggggagaacatgcaaactccacacagaaaggacctggaccaccccacctgggggtcaaacccaggaccttcagttctctctctctctctctctctctctctctctctctctctctctctctctctctctctcttcacaTGATTTGGCACTTGAATTTAAGTTTAGATGGTAAAATTCCAAACCGTTCGCAGCTAATAATGACCTGTAGATCAGTCTGTTTGTAATTTCAAGTTAATGTGAGATGCTTTGCACTATTTTATTACACTGTTAAGTTACTGTAGTTCAACCAGCTTCTATTTACAGTGGTGTGTGCGTATATGAGGCATGTGTGGTGAACATGCTCATTTTTACCAACAGAAACAGCAAAGCTCCCTTGTAGTtggtgcattactgtgatttgcTTTGCTAGAAAGAGCAAACTGTATTAATGTATATACTTCTCTGGATTGTAGGTAAAGAAAGCAGTGCAGGCATTGCTTGCTTATCTGAAGAGCACATCATCCCAGAAACAACTCCTCAATGAGAGTCAACAAATTGGTCTTCTCTTCACGCAATGGAAGATCCCCAAACAAGAACAGACCATTCGCATGTATGCTATATTTTTACACAGCGTTTCAGACCTTGTGTGCTTTTAATCGACCGTAAACAAAAAAGTCATTGTTTGTATACGTCTGTATTAATAAACGTTCTGTTTATTCCCCCAGCCCGTTGCCTCACGCGATCCGTAATGAGTCTGTTGATTACTGCCTGTTTACACGAGACGAACCCAACATGACTGCAGACCAGACTGAAAGGTTCTACAAGAAATTACTTACACAGATAGGAGTCAACCACATTCCTGAGGTATGTTGTTTCATCTGTGATGGGAAATCTCAGCTATTTATGCACTCCTGCAAACCCAGTTCTCTTGGTTTCTGTGGTGAATTTGGGTTAAAGTAGTGCTAAAGTAATTCAGAGTGTATCCAGACGAGTTTCTGCCTCTGTTGGAACTTGTCCCTACAACCTTTGAAACAATTGTCATGCGTTTTTGAGTTGTTGTGTGATTTTCTACATGCAAGAAATTAAAGGTTTTTCAATAGTCCttaattgcccctgtcccagttgaagttgaccagacaaaacatgaaatatattgggttcatactgtttgTAATGGAAtaagtcattttaaatgtaaaactctgaattttaaatttatttccattttccatacagtcccaactttttctgatttggggtttaacattttataaaacactgGTCTGTATAAATGTTTGACTGCACCAAATACTTAAGACTTCTGTAATAGAATTTTAGGAAGAATGTTAATTTATTATTccatataaatgtatcagttattGTTTGTGCTGTGTTACATATGATGTTGCTACAGAAACGGTACATTGCTTACAAATAAATGTAGTAAAAATCATCAtgtgagcagtggtagctcagcagttgagatactggactagtaaatggACTTGTTAATCCAATTCATTCAAATcattctccaggccacctgaGGAGGATGGATGTCtttgctgagt
This genomic interval carries:
- the gspt1 gene encoding eukaryotic peptide chain release factor GTP-binding subunit ERF3A, with the translated sequence MDQRDSAPECWEEDDVEAQAEADLQSAFTGLNVNAPEFVPSFIQQAAPHSTASPGADTVTNMEISEPTAAVENGETDATTADTWEEKSEPVDSEAGGGVMEESGALRDEAQDELMEEDEEMPTPKLPPPPPDAPKKEHVNVVFIGHVDAGKSTIGGQIMYLTGMVDKRTLEKYEREAKEKNRETWYLSWALDTNQEERDKGKTVEVGRAYFETEKKHFTILDAPGHKSFVPNMIGGASQADLAVLVISARKGEFETGFEKGGQTREHAMLAKTAGVKHLIVLINKMDDPTVNWSLDRYEECKEKLVPFLKKVGFNPKKDIHFMPCSGLTGANLKESSEMCPWYTGLPFIQHLDSLPSFNRSSDGPIRLPIVDKYRDMGTVVLGKLESGSISKAQQLIMMPNRHTVEVLSLLSDDVETDDAEPGENLKLRLKGIEEEEILPGFILCNAENLCHSGRTFDAQIVIIEHKSIICPGYNAVLHIHTCIEEVQITALICLVDKKTGEKSKTRPRFVKQDQVCIARLKTAGTICLETFKDFPQMGRFTLRDEGKTIAIGKVLKLVPEKD